The Burkholderia mayonis DNA window ACCAGGGCATCGAGCTCGACGACTTCCCGAACGTGAAGCGCTGGCACGAAGCAATCGCCGCGCGGCCGGCGGTGCAGCGCGGCGTCGAGGTGCTGGCGTCGCTGCGCAAGCCGTTGCAGGACGACGATCGCGCACGCGAGATGCTGTTCGGCGCGACGCAGTACTCGCGCCACTGACGCGCGACGCGCGGCCGGCCGCGCGCCTGCGCGGCGACGAATGCGGGCCATGTCGCCCGAAATGAAAAAGGGACGCGGATCGAACCGCGTCCCTTTCTATTGTCGCCTCCTTCGCCGCGCGCTGCGTCGCCGCGACCGCGACGCGAAGCAGCGAAATGCCGCGCGAGCGCTCAGAAGAAATGGAGCGTGACGAACTCCGCCGCGCATGCGAGCGCCTGCTTTTCAGGATGCTCGATCTCGACAGACACCGACCACGTCGCGCGCATGCCGCCCTGCGCGCCTTCGCTCACGTCCTTCACCGCGAAGCGCGCCCGCACGCGCGCGCCGACCGGCACCGGCCGCAGGAAGCGCACACGATTGAGCCCGTAGTTCACGCTCATCCGCTCCTCAAAGCGGACCGCGTCGACCATCAGCGCGGGAATCAGCGACAGCGTCAGAAAACCGTGCGCGATCGGCCCGCCGAACGGCGATTCGCGTCGCGCGCGCTCGGGATCGACGTGGATCCATTGACGATCGTCGGTCGCTTCCGCGAAGCGGTCGACGCGCGGCTGGTCGACGGTAATCCAGCCGCTCACGAACGGCTCCCCGCCGACGAGTTCGCGCAGCGCCTGCGCCGACGCGATCGTCGGCGGCGCCGCTTGCGTGTCGTCCGTCACGTTTGTCACGTGCGCTCCTTCGGCTCCCGCAGCCCGAACAGCACCTTCGAGCGCACGGTGATGACCGTCTCGCCCTGCTCGTTGACGCCTTCCCATTCGGTCGTCACGATCCCGCGATCGGGCCGGCTCGCGGACAGCCGCTTGTCGAGGACCTTGGTATACATCGTGATCGTGTCGCCCGAGCGCACCGGCTTGATCCAGCGGATCTCCTCGATGCCGGGCGAGCCCAGGCTCGTCGAGCCTTGCAGCACGTTGCGCACGAGCATGCCCATGAACACCGAGCACGTATGCCAGCCGCTCGCGACGAGCCCGCCGAACATCGACGACTTCGCCGCTTCCTCGTCGACATGAAAAGGCTGCGGGTCGTACGCCTGCGCGAACGTGACGATCTCGTCGGACGTGAATCGATGCTTGCCGACTTCGGTTTTACCGCCGACTTCCAGGTCTTCGTAACTGATACCCATCAAGCTTCTCCGTGAAATGAGTCGGGCGGGCGCGCCCGCTCAGGCATCCTGCAATGCCGCGAAATCCGGCAGCGACGCAAAGCGTGCGAGATGATGATCGACATCGCCGAGCGTCGTTTCGATGATCGACAGACGCTTGAACAGATGCGCGGCCGCGACCTCGTCGGTGACGCCCATCCCGCCGTGCAACTGCACCGCCTGCTGGCCGACGAAGCGCGCTGCCTGGCCGATGCGGACCTTCGCCGCCGACACCGCCTTGCGACGCGTGTTCGCATCGTCGCTCGCATAGCGCACCGCGGCGAGATACGCGAGCGAGCGCGCCTGCTCGACATGGATCAGCATGTCGACCATTCGGTGTTGCAGCGCCTGGAAGCGTGCGATCGGCATGCCGAACTGCTGGCGCGTCTTCGTATAGTCGAGCGTCGCGCGATTGAGCGCGTCGAGCGCGCCGATCGCCTCCGCGCACAGCAGCACGATCCCGTAGTCGGAGATCTTCTCGAGCGCGGCCGCGTCGCGCTCACCGCCCGCAAGCGCGCGCGCCGGCGTGTTCGACAGGCGGATCGTCGCCGCGCGCTGGCCGTCGATCGTCCGATAGTCGACGACGTCCGCGCCCGCTGCACCGCGCGCCACCGCGAACAGGCCGAGCGCGCCGTTCGGCAGCCGTGCGGGCGCGATCAGGACATCCGCCTGCGCGCCGTGCTGGACGATCGATTTGACGCCGTTCAGCGCGAATGCATCGCCGTCGGGCCGCGCGGTCGTCTCGATCGCGAACAGGTCGTAGCGCGCGTGCGGTTCGTGGAACGCGACCGCGAGCTTCGCGTCGCCCTGCGCCACGCGCTCGAGGAGCGCGGCGTCTTCGCCGCTGCCCGAGCCCGCGACGCGCACCGCCTCGATCCCGGCCGCGGTCGCCCAATAGGGCTCGACGACGAGCGCTCGCCCGAGTTCCTGCATCGCGACGAGCATGTCGACGGCGCCGCCGCCGAAACCGCCGTGCGCTTCCGGCACGGGCAGCGCGGTAAGGCCGAGCTCGGCGAACGCGCGCCACTGGTCGGCCGACACGCCGGCATCCGAATGGACGATCGCGCGCCGCGCGTCGAAGCCGTAGCGCTCGTCGAGATAGCGGCGCAGCGCGTCGGCGAATTGCTGTTGTTCTTCGCTGAAAGTGAAGTTCATGGCGCCGCTCCTCACAGTCCGAGAATCATCTGCGCGATGATGTTCTTTTGGATTTCGTTCGAACCGCCGTAGATCGACGTCTTGCGGTAGTTGAAGTAATACGCGGCGAGCGGCGCCGCGTCATCGTCGCCCGCGACGCTGTGCTCGCGCTCGCCTTCGAGGAACGGTGCGTCGAACGGCGCGGCGAGCGGCCCGATCGCGTCGATCATCAGCTCGGTCAGCGCCTGCTGGATCTCGGTGCCCTTGATCTTCAGCATCGACGCCTCCGGCCCCGGCCCGCGCCCGCTCGCCTCGCTGCTGACGACGCGCAGCACCGTGACTTCGAGCGCCATCAGCTCGATCTCGAGCGCGGCGATCTTCGCGGCGAAAACGGGATCGGCGATGAGCGGCTTGCCGTTCTTGCGCTCGCGCGACGCGATGCGCTTCAGGAAATCGAGTTCGCGCTTCGACGCGCCGACGCGCGCGATGCCGGTGCGCTCGTGTCCGAGCAGATATTTCGCGTAGGTCCAGCCGCGGTTTTCTTCGCCGACGAGATTCTCGACGGGCACCTTCACGTCCTCGAAGAACACTTCGTTGACTTCGTGATCCTCGTCGAGCGTGATGATCGGGCGAACGGTGATGCCGGGCGACTTCATGTCGATCAGCAGGAACGAGATGCCCTCCTGCTTCTTCGCCGCGGGATCGGTGCGCACGAGGCAGAACATCATGTTCGCGTACTGGCCGAGCGTCGTCCAGGTCTTCTGGCCGTTGACGACGTAATGATCGCCGTGTCGCTCGGCGCGCGTGCGCAGCGACGCGAGATCCGAACCCGAGCCGGGCTCCGAGTAGCCCTGGCACCACCAGTCGGTGCCATCGAGAATCCGTGGCAGATAATGCCGCTTCTGCGCTTCGCTGCCGTACTTCATCAGCACCGGCGCGACCATCGATACGCCGAACGGCAGCACGGGCGGCGCGCCGATCCGCGCGCACTCCTCTTCCCAGACGTGGCGCTGCGTCGCGTTCCAACCGGGACCGCCGTACTCGACGGGCCACGCGGGCGCGGACCAGCCTCGCGCGCCGAGCAGCCGATGCCAGCTCGCGAAGTCGTCGCGATTCAGACGCTTGTGATCGAGAACCTTGGCGCGCAGCGTGCGAGGCAGATTCGCCTCGAGCCATGCGCGGACTTCGGCGCGGAACGCGTCGTCGGCGGGGGAATAATCGAAATCCATGCGCAGTGTCTCCTCTGACCGCGCCGGCGGCCGCCGACGGCCGCGCAGCGATCAGCGATCGATCACTGCAAAGGCTCTTTCAGCGCGGCCGGAACCGGCAGCGGCATCACGTCGATGCCTTCTTCGGCCAAGGCTTGCGCGTCTTCGGGCGTGGTTACGCCGCGAATGCTGCGCGCGGGCGCTTCGTTGTAGTGAATGCGCCGCGCTTCCTCGGCGAAGCGCTCGCCCACGTTCTCGGTCTTCGCGAGCACCTCGCGCAGCGCACGCATTGCCTGCGCCTGCAGTTCGCGCGGATCGGCCGGCTGCGCCTGCGTCGCGCCCGACAGATTCAGGCGCGGCGCGGACGGCATGCGGCTGACCTCGGTCGCACCGCAAACCGGGCATTCGACCAGCTTGCGGGACAACTGCGCTTCGAACTCATCGGCCGAAGCAAACCAGCCTTCGAACCGATGGCCATCCGGGCATTGCAAATCGAGGACCTTCATGCTGAATCAGGGCGTGCTGCCAGTGTATCGCAAAAAGAAATTTTGTGAACGGTCGTGCTAAATCAAGTCTGAAAAAGGACGCGATCGAACGAACCGACGGCACCGATTGTATCCCTTCGCAAAGTCTCCCGCTCGGCCCGGCTTACGGCCGAATCGCATCGCCGAGCGGCCACGCGCCCGACATCGCCTTCTCGAGCCACATCGTGCCGATGATCGTCTTGACGTCGCTGATCTGGCCGGCGCGCACCCATTCGAGCAGATCCGGCAGCGTCGCCGTGAACGTCTCGAGGAACTCGCCATCGTCGAGCTTGCGCTCGCCCGCCGTCAGGCCGCGCGCGAGATAGATGTCGATGAATTCGGTCGAATACGAAATGATCGGATGAATCCGCGTGAGAAATACGTACTCGCGCGCGGTGTAGCCGGTTTCCTCGCGCAGCTCGCGGATCGCGCATGCGAGCGCGCCTTCGTCCGGATCGAGCTTGCCCGCCGGAAATTCGGCCATCACCTTGCCGATCGGATAGCGATATTGGCTCTCCATCAACACGCGGCCGTCGTCGAAGAGCGGAATGACCATCACGGCGCCCGGATGTGTCACGTATTCGCGCGTCGCATGCTTGCCGTCGGGCAGGCGAACCGTGTCGCGCTTGACCTTCAGGAACGAGCCGTCATACACGGGCTCGCTTTCGATGCAAGTTTCGGTGAGGGTGGCGTCGTGATTCGGCAAGTCGGCCATCGGCGGCTCCGCAGTGGGGCGCGACGGCCTACGCCGTCAGCGCCGTTTGACGAGATACTGGAACGTGAAGCCGGGAAACGCAAACACCACAAAAAGACTGAAGGTGATCGCGTAAAACTGCCAGCCCTGTTCGAAGCGATTGCCGGCGCGCGATTCGAGCCAGAAGCCCAATGCGCCGACGACGAAATACAGCACGATCAATTCGCCGATCCGGATCCACGCGCTCTTTTTCGCCGTCGCCCCGCTCTTGAGCGGCACGACGGCGAACAGGCGCTGGTTCAGGAACGGCAGGTTGGCGCCCGTGAGCGCCAACAGCACGATGAACCAACCGGCTGCCGACATTACAGCGGCAGCGTGTGACTGATCGCCTGCAGGCAGATCGTCATCAGCGGGCCCGGCACGATGCCGAGCACGACGACTGCGAGGCCGTTCAGCACGAGCACCGTACGCTTGCACGCGCCGCCCGCGATCGGGGTCGTGTCCTGCGGCGCGTCGAAGTACATCAGCTTGACGATGCGCAGATAGTAGAACGCACCGAACAGCGACGTGATGACGGCGAGCACCGCGAGCCACGTGAGGCCGGCGTTGACCGTCGCCTCGAGGACCGCGAGCTTCGCATAGAAGCCGACCGTCGGCGGAATGCCGGCGAGCGAGAACATCATCACCATCATCACGAATGCGAACACCGGGCTGCGTTTGTTGAGCCCCTTGAAGTCGTCGAGCGTTTCGGCTTCGAAGTCGCGGCGTGCGAGCAGCATCACGACGCCGAACGAGCCGAGCGTCGTCACGAGGTAGACGATCGTGTAGAACATCGCCGAGCTGTACGCGCTCGCCGCCGACGACGGGTTGCCGTTGACGACGCCCGCGAGCAGTCCGAGCAGCACGAAGCCCATGTTCGAGATCGCCGAGTACGCGAGCATCCGCTTCACGTTGCGTTGGACGATACCCGTGATGTTGCCGACGATCAGCGACAGCGCCGCGAGGATCACGAGCATTTCCTGCCAGTCGACCGCGAGCGGCAGCAGACCCATCACGAGGAAGCGCAGGCCCCACGCGAACGCCGCGACCTTCGGGCCGCCGCCGACGAAGAGCGTCATCGCGGTCGGCGCGCCCTGGTAGACGTCCGGCACCCACATGTGGAACGGCACGGCGCCGAGCTTGAACGCAACGCCCGCGACGACGAAGATCACGCCAAACAGCAGCACCGCGTCGTTGATGCGACCCGATGCGACCGCCTTCAGCACTTCGTTGAGCTCGAGCGAGCCCGTCGCGCCATACAGCATCGAGATCCCGTACAGCACGAAGCCCGAAGCGAGCGCGCCGAGCACGTAGTACTTCATCGCCGCTTCGCTCGACTGCGCCGCGTCGCGACGCAGCGCGATCACCGCATACAGCGACAGCGACATCAGCTCGAGGCCGAGGTACAGCGTCAGGAAGTTGTTGCCCGAGATCATCACGAGCTGGCCGAGCAGCGAGAACATGCCGAGCAGGAACACGTCGCCGCGGAACAGATCGCGATCTTCGAGGTACTTGCGCGAGTAGACGAGCGTCACGGCGAAGCCGAGCGACACCACCGCCTTCATCACGCTCGCGAACGAATCGACGACGACCATCCGCGAGAAGAAGTAGTACTGCTGGGGATCGAGGGCTTGCAGCGCGAACCACACGCCGGCCGCGGCCGATGCGACGACCGCGATCAGGTACGTGAGGCGGCGGCCGGCCGCGCCGACGAAGGTGTCGTTCAGCCACGCGACGATGATGGCGACCATCACCAGCGCATCAGGCAACAGGACATTCATAGGTGCGTTTTGCATGATCTTTGTATCCTCCGCTCGCGCTTACTGGGCCAGCGGCAGTTTCGACTGCGCGACATGGGAGAGGAGGTTTTCCACGGAAACGTGCATCACGTCGGTGAAAGGCTTCGGATAGAGGCCCATCAGCATCGTGAACGCGGCGAGCACGGCGAGCATCACGAACTCGCGGCGGCTGATGTCCTTCAGCTTCGCAACGTGATCGTTCGCCACCGCGCCGAAGTACACGCGCTTGTACATCCACAGCGTGTACGCCGCACCGAGAATCAGCGTGAACGCCGCGCCGAACGCGATCCAGAAATTGAACTGGACGGCGGCGAGAATCACCATGAACTCGCCGACGAAACCCGACGTGCCCGGCAGACCGCAGTTGGCCATCGAGAACAGCATCGCGAACGCGGCGAACTTCGGCATCACGTTGACGACGCCGCCGTAGTCGGCGATCTGACGCGAGTGCAGGCGATCGTACAGCACGCCGATGCAGAGGAACATCGCGCCCGACACGAAGCCGTGCGAGATCATCTGGACGATCGCGCCTTCGACGCCGAGCTGGTTGAAGATGAAGAAGCCGAGCGTGACGAAGCCCATGTGCGCGATCGACGAATACGCGACGAGCTTCTTCATGTCCGCCTGCACCATCGCGACGAGGCCGATGTAGATCACGGCGATCAGCGACAGCGCGATCACGACGGGCGCGAAGAAGTGGCTCGCGTCCGGCGTGATCGGCAGCGAGAAGCGCAGGAAACCGTATGCGCCGAGCTTCAGCATGATCGCGGCCAGCACGACCGAGCCGCCCGTCGGCGCTTCGACGTGCGCGTCAGGCAACCAGGTGTGGACGGGCCACATCGGCACCTTCACCGCGAACGCGAGGAAGAATGCGATGAAGAGCAGCACCTGCGGCGTCATCGCGATCTTCGCGTTCTGCCACGTGGCGAGGTCGAACGAATGCGTCTGCGTGTACAGGTAGATCAGCGCGACCAGCATCAAGAGCGAGCCGGCGAGCGTGTACAGGAAGAACTTGAACGCCGCGTACACGCGGTTCGGGCCGCCCCAGACGCCGATGATGATGTACATCGGGATCAGCGTCGCCTCGAAGAACACGTAGAACAAGAGGCCGTCGGCCGAGGAGAACACGCCGATCATGATCCCCGAGAGAATCAGGAACGCGGCGAGGTACTGCGACACGTGCTCGGTGATCACCTCCCAGCCGGCGATCACGACGATCACCGTGATGAGCGCGGTCAGCACGACGAACCACATCGAGATGCCGTCGACGCCCAGGTGATACGTGATGTTGAAGCGTTCGATCCAGGTCGTTTGCTCGACGAACTGCAGCGCAGCGGTGCTCGAGTCGAAGCCCGTGATCAGCGGGATCGTGACGGCCAGGCCCGCCAGCGAGCCGATCAGCGCGATCCAG harbors:
- a CDS encoding NADH-quinone oxidoreductase subunit M; translation: MHSFPILSTAIWLPIVFGLIVLAVGSDKNPGAARWIALIGSLAGLAVTIPLITGFDSSTAALQFVEQTTWIERFNITYHLGVDGISMWFVVLTALITVIVVIAGWEVITEHVSQYLAAFLILSGIMIGVFSSADGLLFYVFFEATLIPMYIIIGVWGGPNRVYAAFKFFLYTLAGSLLMLVALIYLYTQTHSFDLATWQNAKIAMTPQVLLFIAFFLAFAVKVPMWPVHTWLPDAHVEAPTGGSVVLAAIMLKLGAYGFLRFSLPITPDASHFFAPVVIALSLIAVIYIGLVAMVQADMKKLVAYSSIAHMGFVTLGFFIFNQLGVEGAIVQMISHGFVSGAMFLCIGVLYDRLHSRQIADYGGVVNVMPKFAAFAMLFSMANCGLPGTSGFVGEFMVILAAVQFNFWIAFGAAFTLILGAAYTLWMYKRVYFGAVANDHVAKLKDISRREFVMLAVLAAFTMLMGLYPKPFTDVMHVSVENLLSHVAQSKLPLAQ
- a CDS encoding NUDIX domain-containing protein gives rise to the protein MADLPNHDATLTETCIESEPVYDGSFLKVKRDTVRLPDGKHATREYVTHPGAVMVIPLFDDGRVLMESQYRYPIGKVMAEFPAGKLDPDEGALACAIRELREETGYTAREYVFLTRIHPIISYSTEFIDIYLARGLTAGERKLDDGEFLETFTATLPDLLEWVRAGQISDVKTIIGTMWLEKAMSGAWPLGDAIRP
- a CDS encoding MaoC family dehydratase; the encoded protein is MGISYEDLEVGGKTEVGKHRFTSDEIVTFAQAYDPQPFHVDEEAAKSSMFGGLVASGWHTCSVFMGMLVRNVLQGSTSLGSPGIEEIRWIKPVRSGDTITMYTKVLDKRLSASRPDRGIVTTEWEGVNEQGETVITVRSKVLFGLREPKERT
- a CDS encoding acyl-CoA dehydrogenase family protein, with product MNFTFSEEQQQFADALRRYLDERYGFDARRAIVHSDAGVSADQWRAFAELGLTALPVPEAHGGFGGGAVDMLVAMQELGRALVVEPYWATAAGIEAVRVAGSGSGEDAALLERVAQGDAKLAVAFHEPHARYDLFAIETTARPDGDAFALNGVKSIVQHGAQADVLIAPARLPNGALGLFAVARGAAGADVVDYRTIDGQRAATIRLSNTPARALAGGERDAAALEKISDYGIVLLCAEAIGALDALNRATLDYTKTRQQFGMPIARFQALQHRMVDMLIHVEQARSLAYLAAVRYASDDANTRRKAVSAAKVRIGQAARFVGQQAVQLHGGMGVTDEVAAAHLFKRLSIIETTLGDVDHHLARFASLPDFAALQDA
- a CDS encoding acyl-CoA dehydrogenase family protein — encoded protein: MDFDYSPADDAFRAEVRAWLEANLPRTLRAKVLDHKRLNRDDFASWHRLLGARGWSAPAWPVEYGGPGWNATQRHVWEEECARIGAPPVLPFGVSMVAPVLMKYGSEAQKRHYLPRILDGTDWWCQGYSEPGSGSDLASLRTRAERHGDHYVVNGQKTWTTLGQYANMMFCLVRTDPAAKKQEGISFLLIDMKSPGITVRPIITLDEDHEVNEVFFEDVKVPVENLVGEENRGWTYAKYLLGHERTGIARVGASKRELDFLKRIASRERKNGKPLIADPVFAAKIAALEIELMALEVTVLRVVSSEASGRGPGPEASMLKIKGTEIQQALTELMIDAIGPLAAPFDAPFLEGEREHSVAGDDDAAPLAAYYFNYRKTSIYGGSNEIQKNIIAQMILGL
- a CDS encoding DUF2818 family protein, whose amino-acid sequence is MSAAGWFIVLLALTGANLPFLNQRLFAVVPLKSGATAKKSAWIRIGELIVLYFVVGALGFWLESRAGNRFEQGWQFYAITFSLFVVFAFPGFTFQYLVKRR
- a CDS encoding MaoC family dehydratase — translated: MTNVTDDTQAAPPTIASAQALRELVGGEPFVSGWITVDQPRVDRFAEATDDRQWIHVDPERARRESPFGGPIAHGFLTLSLIPALMVDAVRFEERMSVNYGLNRVRFLRPVPVGARVRARFAVKDVSEGAQGGMRATWSVSVEIEHPEKQALACAAEFVTLHFF
- a CDS encoding DUF1178 family protein, which codes for MKVLDLQCPDGHRFEGWFASADEFEAQLSRKLVECPVCGATEVSRMPSAPRLNLSGATQAQPADPRELQAQAMRALREVLAKTENVGERFAEEARRIHYNEAPARSIRGVTTPEDAQALAEEGIDVMPLPVPAALKEPLQ
- the nuoN gene encoding NADH-quinone oxidoreductase subunit NuoN — translated: MNVLLPDALVMVAIIVAWLNDTFVGAAGRRLTYLIAVVASAAAGVWFALQALDPQQYYFFSRMVVVDSFASVMKAVVSLGFAVTLVYSRKYLEDRDLFRGDVFLLGMFSLLGQLVMISGNNFLTLYLGLELMSLSLYAVIALRRDAAQSSEAAMKYYVLGALASGFVLYGISMLYGATGSLELNEVLKAVASGRINDAVLLFGVIFVVAGVAFKLGAVPFHMWVPDVYQGAPTAMTLFVGGGPKVAAFAWGLRFLVMGLLPLAVDWQEMLVILAALSLIVGNITGIVQRNVKRMLAYSAISNMGFVLLGLLAGVVNGNPSSAASAYSSAMFYTIVYLVTTLGSFGVVMLLARRDFEAETLDDFKGLNKRSPVFAFVMMVMMFSLAGIPPTVGFYAKLAVLEATVNAGLTWLAVLAVITSLFGAFYYLRIVKLMYFDAPQDTTPIAGGACKRTVLVLNGLAVVVLGIVPGPLMTICLQAISHTLPL